One window of the Clupea harengus chromosome 20, Ch_v2.0.2, whole genome shotgun sequence genome contains the following:
- the sowahab gene encoding ankyrin repeat domain-containing protein SOWAHA, which yields MALTQETILTFLLEHGGKVKNSELLSKFKEALSCSDPVEKRQNRDLFKSFVNNIAVVKVIDEVKFVVVKKKYLGFVNGNSLNAPKNEFEDSLSRLNCSFSSCSPEGVLKKGTADTVKSVIENNNSYFTSNINAVGLGCNADENLRNNPASGGCCNLDCERQQMSPQNDKISVPKDLKPRKTGAVFAIIAVKSPPISPSNQEQLHTEVRIQEPVSQQHLQAIRITPPHIRLEKTETASLQKGPGKKPKEWDQDNSPEIKRRQLETKLPDTPQLKRSNKTAKPSNEPKYSEGVPLEFAEHEWLVKSAAGHWDQVYGLLLRDAQLADKRDFISGFTALHWAAKDGNKDMVCKIIDVSRDRGVEVDVNARTHAGYTPLHIAAIHGHDFVIALLVRDYCANVNIRDNNGKKPYHYLHQGVSPEVRELLGDPHVSQDRVVPCERAEDDHNFPELPKGFNTLSKLFSPHTGHRKKPWHRPSFHFISDDSGDDRREHVLSRRLSEMFH from the coding sequence ATGGCCCTCACTCAAGAGACTATTTTGACGTTTTTACTAGAGCACGGGGGCAAAGTGAAGAACTCGGAATTGTTGAGTAAGTTTAAAGAGGCGCTCAGCTGCAGCGATCCTGTGGAAAAGAGACAAAACAGAGATCTTTTCAAGAGTTTTGTGAACAATATTGCAGTCGTTAAAGTCATAGATGAGGTTAAGTTTGTTGTTGTAAAGAAAAAATATCTAGGATTTGTTAACGGTAATTCTCTAAACGCGCCAAAAAACGAGTTCGAAGATAGTTTAAGCCGCTTAAATTGTTCTTTCTCGTCCTGTTCCCCTGAGGGGGTCCTTAAAAAGGGGACAGCTGATACCGTTAAGTCTGTCATCGAAAACAACAATTCCTATTTTACCTCAAATATTAATGCGGTTGGTTTGGGCTGTAACGCCGATGAAAATCTCCGGAACAATCCCGCATCAGGAGGATGCTGTAACCTGGACTGTGAAAGACAACAGATGTCACCGCAAAACGACAAGATAAGTGTACCAAAGGACCTTAAACCTAGGAAAACAGGTGCTGTATTTGCCATAATCGCTGTGAAATCACCTCCAATCTCGCCAAGTAATCAAGAACAATTACACACTGAAGTTCGGATACAGGAACCAGTATCACAACAGCACTTGCAGGCAATCAGAATTACTCCACCTCACATACGTCTGGAAAAAACAGAGACCGCATCTCTTCAGAAAGGTCCAGGGAAAAAGCCTAAGGAGTGGGACCAAGACAATTCACCAGAAATCAAAAGGAGGCAGCTGGAAACCAAGTTACCAGACACACCCCAATTAAAGAGGAGTAACAAGACAGCAAAACCAAGCAACGAGCCGAAGTACTCAGAGGGGGTCCCCTTGGAGTTTGCCGAGCACGAGTGGCTCGTGAAGTCGGCTGCTGGCCATTGGGATCAAGTTTATGGCCTGCTGCTTCGGGATGCACAGctggcagacaagagagacTTCATCTCGGGCTTCACCGCACTCCACTGGGCCGCTAAAGATGGAAACAAGGACATGGTGTGCAAAATCATTGACGTGTCAAGGGACAGAGGCGTCGAGGTGGACGTCAACGCCCGCACACATGCAGGCTACACCCCTCTACACATTGCTGCAATTCATGGCCACGACTTTGTTATAGCTCTGCTTGTGCGAGACTACTGTGCCAATGTAAACATAAGGGACAACAATGGGAAAAAGCCCTACCACTACCTGCACCAGGGGGTCAGTCCGGAGGTAAGGGAGCTACTCGGAGATCCTCACGTCTCTCAGGATCGGGTGGTGCCCTGTGAGAGGGCGGAGGACGACCACAACTTCCCCGAGCTCCCAAAGGGCTTCAACACCCTGAGCAAGCTGTTCAGTCCGCACACGGGACACAGGAAGAAGCCCTGGCACAGGCCCAGCTTCCACTTCATCAGCGACGACTCTGGAGACGATAGGAGGGAGCACGTCCTGTCTCGCAGACTGTCAGAGATGTTCCACTGA